The Castor canadensis chromosome X, mCasCan1.hap1v2, whole genome shotgun sequence genome includes a region encoding these proteins:
- the LOC109675496 gene encoding putative MAGE domain-containing protein MAGEA13P: MAHSQKQQQELEQAFQAQTEPQGLVGAQVPATEEMHATASSSSALISGSPEEVPASGSPSAPQSLEEASCSSTTIEATPSSKSKEGSSGQEEEVPSTSEACPDSEFLLSTSLGRKVAELVKFLSVKYVTQELITEAEMLKNVIKVHKDFFPTIFRNACECMEVVFGIEVKEVDPINHSYVLVKMLDLTYDGRLCDDQGLPKTGLLILVLGVIFMEGNCAREEKIWEVLQMIGVYADRRDFIYGDPRKVITEDFVQEQYLECRQVPNSDPVSYEFLWGPRARAETSKMKVLQFFSKVSGYNPTSFVSLYREALRDEEERAQLAMATLGDPPADSSTTAKSSGFSCPK; encoded by the coding sequence ATGGCTCACAGccagaagcagcagcaggagcTTGAGCAAGCCTTTCAGGCCCAAACAGAGCCCCAGGGTCTGGTGGGTGCACAGGTTCCTGCAACTGAGGAGATGCATGCTAcagcttcctcctcctctgctctGATCTCAGGCAGCCCAGAGGAAGTGCCTGCTTCTGGAAGTCCAAGTGCTCCCCAGAGTCTTGAGGAAGCCAGTTGCTCCTCCACTACCATCGAAGCCACTCCGTCAAGCAAATCAAAGGAAGGTTCCAGTGGCCAAGAAGAGGAAGTTCCAAGCACCTCAGAGGCCTGCCCAGATTCTGAGTTCTTGCTCAGTACTTCTCTGGGGAGGAAAGTGGCTGAGCTGGTGAAGTTCCTGAGTGTCAAGTATGTAACACAGGAGCTCATCACAGAGGCAGAAATGCTGAAGAATGTCATCAAAGTTCACAAGGATTTCTTCCCTACGATCTTTAGAAATGCCTGTGAATGCATGGAAGTGGTCTTTGGCATTGAAGTGAAGGAAGTGGATCCCATCAACCACTCCTACGTGCTTGTCAAAATGCTAGACCTCACCTACGACGGGAGGCTGTGTGATGACCAGGGCCTGCCCAAGACCGGCCTCCTGATACTTGTCCTAGGTGTGATCTTCATGGAGGGAAACTGCGCCCGTGAGGAAAAGATCTGGGAGGTCCTGCAGATGATTGGGGTGTATGCTGACAGGAGAGATTTCATCTATGGGGATCCCAGAAAGGTCATCACTGAAGATTTTGTGCAGGAGCAGTACCTGGAATGTCGACAGGTGCCTAACAGTGATCCTGTTAGCTATGAGTTCCTGTGGGGCCCAAGAGCTCGTGCGGAAACCAGCAAGATGAAAgtcctgcagtttttctccaaagtCAGTGGATATAACCCCACATCCTTCGTATCCTTGTACAGGGAAGCTTTGAGAGATGAGGAAGAGAGAGCCCAGCTTGCAATGGCCACCCTGGGAGATCCTCCTGCCGATTCAAGTACTACAGCCAAGTCCAGCGGCTTCTCCTGCCCTAAGTAA